The following proteins are encoded in a genomic region of Tigriopus californicus strain San Diego chromosome 6, Tcal_SD_v2.1, whole genome shotgun sequence:
- the LOC131881641 gene encoding glycosyl hydrolase YngK-like, whose amino-acid sequence MKAVPILSLAIWTLSWVDGVWTGTNPEFRGMYVATVENIDWPLSSTGSTDEQKAQIIDILDAMEEMNMNAVLFQVRPVGDALYNSTYEPWSQYLTGKQGLAPEPFYDPLEFMVDEAHLRGIEVHVWLNPYRAGSNVVFEDLAENHMCKKLSQYCYTYGRFFWMDPGSPEVADQLILVLEDILARYNVDGVHFDDYFYPYPEAVDFPDQDTYTMYGNDMELGDWRRDNVNRMVQRCYETVHRIRSQAVFSISPFALYKPGQEGGMPPPLNGFDPFEGQYADTKLWLQQGWVDFMAPQIYFRNEPESTSFPLILDWWLQEDVNPLNRHVYAAIAAYRAILEGWNVSDILEQVEMTRDDIRRDQGSLGNIQYSAKYFRDNQMGIKTEFININPGPALIPPKPWLDEERVQGKRST is encoded by the exons ATGAAGGCTGTTccaattctttctttggcaatCTGGACCCTGAGCTGGGTTGATGGGGTTTGGACGG GCACAAATCCTGAGTTTCGAGGCATGTACGTGGCAACCGTGGAAAACATTGACTGGCCGTTGAGTAGCACGGGTTCCACCGATGAGCAGAAGGCTCAAATCATCGACATCTTGGATGCTATGGAAGAGATGAATATGAACGCGGTTTTGTTCCAG GTGAGACCAGTGGGAGACGCCTTGTACAACTCCACATATGAGCCCTGGTCCCAATATTTGACGGGAAAGCAAGGTCTGGCACCTGAACCGTTTTACGACCCTTTAGAGTTTATGGTGGATGAGGCTCATTTGAGAGGAATAGAAGTTCACGTGTGGCTGAATCCATATCGGGCAGGCTCAAATGTCGTCTTTGAAGATCTGGCTGAAAATCATATGTGCAAGAAACTCAGTCAGTATTGCTACACGTACGGTCGATTTTTTTGGATGGATCCTGGATCACCCGAGGTGGCTGATCAATTGATCCTCGTTTTAGAAGACATTCTCGCTAG GTATAACGTGGACGGTGTTCACTTTGATGACTACTTTTATCCGTATCCAGAAGCAGTGGACTTTCCAGATCAAGACACATACACCATGTACGGCAACGATATGGAACTTGGAGATTGGCGACGGGACAATGTGAACCGCATGGTCCAGCGTTGTTATGAAACGGTTCACAGGATTCGCTCTCAAGCCGTTTTCAGCATCAGTCCTTTTGCTTTGTACAAGCCAGGCCAAGAGGGTGGAATGCCCCCTCCTTTGAATGGCTTCGATCCATTCGAAGGCCAATATGCCGACACAAAATTATGGCTCCAACAAGGGTGGGTGGATTTCATGGCACCCCAGATTTACTTCAGGAACGAACCCGAGTCCACCAGTTTTCCATTAATTCTTGATTGGTGGCTTCAGGAAGATGTCAACCCATTGAACAG ACACGTCTATGCAGCTATTGCGGCCTACCGAGCCATCTTGGAGGGATGGAATGTTTCAGACATATTAGAACAAGTGGAAATGACACGTGATGACATCAGACGAGATCAAGGATCCTTGGGTAACATTCAGTACAGTGCCAAGTACTTCAGAGACAACCAAATGGGCATAAAAACCGAGTTTATCAACATCAACCCTGGTCCAGCTCTCATTCCACCAAAGCCCTGGCTGGATGAGGAACGTGTCCAAGGCAAAAGGTCAACTTAG
- the LOC131881638 gene encoding glycosyl hydrolase YngK-like, translating to MHVLTLICLAILTTVSSGQVESRSDVQCTNQGGQCLDWRYYFCTAGWESGVCDGDSYRRCCLPCDQACLDQEDEWSQQDDGCTSQGGKCQLNSNFCDGSYSGGLCAGPSERQCCLAVQAPDPEFRALFIASAFNVDWPTYGGESSSEQHDQMLAFLNTAEEMNMNAIMFQVRPAADALYDSSIEPWSRFLTGTQGQPPSPYYDPLVFVVEEAHKRGLEVHVWLNPYRGGIQTNYDGLADNHVCNTLRQYCYVYDKYLWLDPGAPEVEDHLIHVITDIVTRYDIDGVHFDDYFYPYPGDNDFPDSSTYNQYGNGMTRADWRRDNVNRLIERCYDTIHGIKSLVKFSISPFGIYRPGEPGGMPPPIAGLDPYSEQFADTKLWLQNGWVDFIAPQLYWKISAPAQSYPTLLDWWLDEANDMDRYVYAATGVYRLEDGWPVGEFLDQVALSRDNGRRSKGSLGNIHYSAKFFRDNYDGIRDEFIRINPNKASVPPMAWLGEGKIPDKPEVVIKGRSLNVDFGEKSEVVRNWSIHREVDGKWVLQKTIPKAIRTFNIATNGKYMIQGKNGANEFGSPTFIEIE from the exons ATGCACGTGCTGACCTTAATATGCTTGGCCATTTTGACCACAGTTTCCAGCGGTCAAGTCGAATCCAGAAGTGATGTTCAATGTACCAATCAGGGAGGGCAATGCTTGGATTGGCGATACTATTTTTGCACGGCGGGTTGGGAATCCGGAGTGTGTGATGGAGATTCCTATCGGAGGTGCTGTCTCCCTTGCGATCAGGCTT GCTTAGATCAGGAGGACGAATGGTCTCAACAAGACGATGGATGTACCTCGCAGGGTGGCAAATGTCAACTCAACTCTAACTTTTGTGATGG ATCTTATTCTGGAGGCCTTTGCGCCGGGCCTTCCGAACGCCAATGCTGTTTAGCAGTCC AGGCTCCTGATCCGGAATTTCGAGCGCTTTTCATCGCATCGGCTTTCAACGTAGATTGGCCTACTTACGGTGGCGAATCCAGTTCAGAACAACACGATCAAATGTTGGCCTTCTTGAATACGGCCGAGGAAATGAACATGAATGCGATCATGTTCCAG GTTCGCCCTGCGGCCGATGCTCTCTACGATTCTTCCATTGAGCCTTGGAGTCGGTTCTTGACTGGCACTCAAGGTCAACCACCCAGTCCATACTATGATCCTTTGGTCTTTGTGGTCGAAGAGGCCCATAAAAGAGGCTTGGAGGTTCACGTCTGGCTGAACCCATATCGGGGAGGAATCCAGACCAATTATGATGGCTTGGCTGACAACCATGTTTGTAACACTCTGAGGCAATACTGCTATGTGTATGACAAGTACTTGTGGCTGGATCCTGGCGCACCAGAAGTGGAGGATCACTTGATCCACGTCATTACCGATATCGTGACCAG GTATGACATTGATGGAGTTCATTTCGACGATTACTTCTATCCCTACCCTGGAGATAACGACTTTCCCGATTCGAGCACCTACAACCAATACGGAAATGGGATGACTCGAGCCGATTGGCGTCGAGACAACGTCAATCGGTTGATCGAGCGTTGCTACGACACCATCCATGGTATTAAAAGTCTTGTCAAATTCAGTATCAGCCCCTTCGGGATCTACCGCCCGGGCGAGCCGGGGGGTATGCCACCGCCCATTGCTGGTTTGGATCCGTACAGCGAGCAATTTGCCGATACCAAGCTATGGTTACAAAATGGTTGGGTTGATTTCATTGCGCCTCAACTGTATTGGAAGATTAGTGCTCCAGCACAAAGTTATCCTACCTTGTTGGATTGGTGGTTGGATGAGGCCAATGATATGGATCGATATGTCTATGCCGCCACAGGTGTATATCGACTGGAGGATGGTTGGCCAGTGGGCGAGTTCTTGGACCAAGTGGCTCTCTCTCGAGATAATGGTAGACGGAGCAAGGGCTCTTTGGGGAACATCCATTACAGTGCCAAGTTCTTTAGAGACAACTACGACGGAATTAGGGACGAGTTCATCCGAATCAACCCTAATAAGGCATCTGTTCCCCCAATGGCTTGGTTGGGCGAGGGAAAGATTCCAGATAAACCTGAGGTCGTCATTAAAGGTAGAAGCCTCAATGTGGATTTTGGGGAGAAGAGTGAAGTGGTCCGAAATTGGTCAATTCATAGAGAGGTGGATGGCAAGTGGGTCCTTCAAAAAACAATACCCAAAGCCATCCGTACTTTTAACATTGCGACCAATGGGAAATACATGATTCAAGGAAAGAACGGAGCCAACGAATTTGGCTCTCCCACATTTATTGAAATAGAATAA